The following proteins are encoded in a genomic region of Shinella zoogloeoides:
- the xdhC gene encoding xanthine dehydrogenase accessory protein XdhC, with amino-acid sequence MPVAREDIRDFLRRERAVILVEVTGAAGSTPRDTDAWMLVSERAIFATIGGGQLEYMAIDQARRALRSGLAAEPMNVPLGPEIGQCCGGRVGLAFTAVGPSLASDLVARSEREMAARPHVYVFGAGHVGDALAMALSLAPLRVILVDTREDELMASTVPRIETCLTPMPEAVVRDAPAGSSFVILTHDHALDFLIAAEALRRTDAAYVGMIGSKTKRATFRNWLSRESGSPGLFEKLVCPIGGTALKDKRPAVIATLAAAEIMTAALSWTAEQVKAAETFSR; translated from the coding sequence ATGCCTGTCGCGCGCGAAGATATCAGGGATTTCCTTCGCCGCGAGCGAGCGGTCATCCTTGTCGAGGTGACGGGAGCCGCGGGCTCCACGCCGCGCGACACCGATGCCTGGATGCTCGTCTCCGAGCGGGCGATCTTCGCGACGATCGGCGGCGGGCAGCTTGAATACATGGCCATCGACCAGGCAAGGCGGGCGCTGCGCTCCGGCCTTGCCGCCGAGCCGATGAACGTGCCGCTCGGCCCGGAGATCGGCCAGTGCTGCGGCGGCAGGGTCGGCCTTGCTTTCACCGCGGTCGGGCCTTCGCTGGCAAGCGACCTCGTCGCCCGCAGCGAGCGGGAAATGGCGGCGCGCCCGCATGTCTATGTCTTCGGCGCGGGCCATGTCGGCGATGCGCTCGCCATGGCGCTCTCGCTCGCGCCGCTGCGCGTCATCCTCGTGGATACGCGGGAGGACGAGCTGATGGCCTCCACGGTGCCGCGCATCGAGACGTGCCTCACCCCCATGCCCGAGGCCGTGGTGCGCGATGCGCCCGCCGGCAGCAGCTTCGTGATCCTCACCCATGACCACGCGCTCGATTTCCTCATCGCCGCCGAGGCGCTGAGGCGCACGGATGCCGCCTATGTCGGCATGATCGGCTCGAAGACGAAGCGTGCCACCTTCCGCAACTGGCTGTCGCGCGAAAGCGGTTCGCCCGGCCTCTTCGAAAAGCTCGTCTGCCCCATCGGCGGCACCGCCCTCAAGGACAAGCGCCCCGCCGTCATCGCCACGCTTGCCGCCGCCGAGATCATGACGGCCGCGCTGTCATGGACTGCGGAGCAGGTGAAGGCTGCCGAAACGTTCAGTCGATAG
- a CDS encoding LysR family transcriptional regulator, with product MSYLDNVRVFVRVVELGTLSAAGRDQRVTPAVASNRIKELERHLGVRLFNRTTRKLSPTEHGRVFYEGAVKIIEAVNEAEAAIADLSRNPKGSLRITAPLGIGRRLIASGIPEFHDKYPDIEVRVRLSDHNVDILAEGVDVAFKLGVLEDSNLRMRGILKCERVLCASPAYLARRGMPANADALITDKHDCLLLRYPGSKEYFWTLVTPEGPRKFEVAGPYDSDDGDVLTQWALEDRGIINKPRFEVNSHLKDGRLIEILKDSPPASVQLAAIYPHKRFQDPKVRLMIDFMAERCQRLIGRLLDEEPAALEETID from the coding sequence ATGTCCTATCTCGATAATGTACGCGTCTTCGTTCGCGTGGTCGAACTCGGTACGCTTTCCGCGGCAGGGCGCGACCAGCGCGTCACCCCTGCGGTCGCCAGCAATCGCATCAAGGAGCTGGAGCGCCATCTCGGCGTGCGCCTCTTCAACCGCACCACGCGCAAGCTCTCGCCGACCGAGCACGGCCGCGTCTTCTACGAGGGCGCGGTGAAGATCATCGAGGCGGTGAACGAGGCGGAAGCGGCCATCGCGGACCTTTCGCGCAACCCCAAGGGGTCGCTGCGCATCACCGCTCCGCTCGGCATCGGCCGCCGGCTCATCGCCTCGGGCATTCCCGAATTCCACGACAAGTATCCCGACATCGAGGTGCGCGTGCGCCTGTCGGACCACAATGTCGACATCCTCGCCGAGGGCGTGGATGTCGCCTTCAAGCTCGGCGTGCTGGAGGATTCGAACCTGCGCATGCGCGGCATCCTCAAATGCGAGCGCGTGCTCTGCGCCTCGCCCGCCTATCTGGCGCGCCGCGGCATGCCCGCGAATGCAGACGCGTTAATCACCGACAAGCACGACTGTCTCCTGCTGCGCTATCCCGGCTCGAAGGAATATTTCTGGACGCTGGTGACGCCCGAAGGCCCGCGCAAGTTCGAGGTCGCCGGCCCCTATGACAGCGACGACGGCGACGTGCTCACCCAATGGGCGCTGGAGGACCGCGGCATCATCAACAAGCCGCGCTTCGAGGTGAACAGCCACCTGAAGGACGGAAGGCTCATCGAAATCCTGAAGGACAGCCCGCCCGCCTCCGTGCAGCTCGCCGCGATCTACCCGCACAAGCGCTTCCAGGACCCGAAGGTCCGCCTGATGATCGACTTCATGGCCGAGCGCTGTCAGCGGCTGATCGGCAGGCTGCTCGACGAGGAGCCGGCGGCGCTCGAGGAAACTATCGACTGA
- a CDS encoding urate hydroxylase PuuD, with product MYEYAIAWDWVMFAVRWLHVITAIAWIGSSFYFVALDLGLKKHPDLPPGAHGEEWQVHGGGFYHIQKYLVAPAKMPEHLVWFKWESYATWLSGFGMLCLVYYAGADLYLIDPNVLNVSKPVAIAISLGSLGFGWIMYDLICKSPFGNDNTRLMVALYFILVVVAWGYTQLFTGRAAFLHLGAFTATIMSANVFFIIMPNQRIVVADLIAGRTPDPKYGKIAKQRSTHNNYLTLPVLFLMLSNHYPLAFGTQFNWIIASLVFLMGVTIRHYFNTRHANAGNPTWTWLATALLFVAIMWLSTVPKILTGETADAKVSATAQPFMTAEAFPKVRDTVLGRCSMCHAKEPGWEGLIAPPKGVVLETDHDIANHAREIYLQAGRSHAMPPANVTQVSDEERKLFVAWYESAVSGEKTQ from the coding sequence ATGTACGAATACGCCATTGCCTGGGACTGGGTCATGTTCGCCGTCCGCTGGCTGCACGTCATCACGGCGATCGCCTGGATCGGCTCGTCATTCTATTTCGTCGCCCTCGACCTGGGCCTGAAGAAGCATCCCGATCTGCCGCCGGGCGCCCATGGTGAGGAATGGCAGGTCCATGGCGGTGGCTTCTACCACATCCAGAAGTATCTCGTCGCGCCGGCCAAGATGCCCGAGCACCTCGTCTGGTTCAAATGGGAAAGCTACGCCACCTGGCTCTCCGGCTTCGGCATGCTCTGTCTCGTCTATTACGCGGGCGCCGACCTCTACCTCATCGATCCGAACGTGCTGAACGTTTCCAAGCCGGTGGCGATCGCCATCTCGCTCGGCTCGCTCGGCTTCGGCTGGATCATGTACGACCTGATCTGCAAGTCGCCCTTCGGTAACGACAACACGCGGCTCATGGTGGCGCTCTATTTCATCCTGGTCGTCGTCGCCTGGGGCTATACGCAGCTCTTCACGGGCCGCGCGGCGTTCCTGCATCTCGGCGCCTTCACGGCGACGATCATGTCGGCGAACGTCTTCTTCATCATCATGCCGAACCAGCGCATCGTCGTCGCCGACCTCATCGCCGGCCGCACGCCCGATCCGAAATACGGCAAGATCGCCAAGCAGCGCTCCACGCACAACAACTACCTGACGCTGCCGGTGCTGTTCCTCATGCTGTCGAACCACTATCCGCTGGCTTTCGGCACGCAGTTCAACTGGATCATCGCCTCGCTCGTCTTCCTGATGGGCGTCACCATCCGCCATTACTTCAACACCCGCCACGCCAATGCCGGCAACCCGACCTGGACCTGGCTCGCCACGGCCCTGCTCTTCGTCGCCATCATGTGGCTCTCCACGGTGCCGAAGATTCTGACGGGCGAGACGGCCGACGCGAAGGTTTCCGCGACCGCGCAGCCCTTCATGACGGCGGAAGCCTTCCCGAAGGTGCGCGACACGGTGCTCGGCCGCTGCTCCATGTGCCATGCCAAGGAGCCCGGCTGGGAAGGCCTGATCGCGCCGCCGAAGGGCGTGGTTCTCGAAACGGACCACGATATCGCCAACCACGCGCGTGAAATCTACCTGCAGGCCGGCCGCTCGCATGCCATGCCGCCGGCAAACGTCACGCAGGTCTCCGACGAGGAGCGCAAGCTCTTCGTCGCCTGGTACGAAAGCGCCGTCAGCGGGGAGAAGACGCAATGA
- the guaD gene encoding guanine deaminase — translation MSDLLIRGRVLTFVAEPQGIDDTAAYRYFEDGAVLVRGGKVVDTGDHAVISKLAGADVEVADHRPNLVLPGLIDTHLHFPQTQAIASYGAQLLEWLNTYIFVEEQKFADAAHAGAVADRFFDELLSNGTTTAVAYCSVHPESVDAYFSAAEARGMRMVGGKVMMDRNAPDALRDTPQKGYDETKALIGKWHGRGRAHYAISPRFAITSTPEQMEMSQALVAENPTCYVQTHLSENHDEIAFATSLYPDAKDYTDIYARYGLLNERMLLGHCIHLSDREIGVLAETGSVGVFCPTSNLFLGSGLFDRDRFDKAGARWSVATDVGAGTSFSMLETMDEAYKVLHLRGQKLTPFNSFYRMTLGNARALGLEKHIGSLHAGADADIVVLDSSAKTAMEYRMRTAKSLLEELFILQTMGDDRCVAEVYVAGKAMKGKGAKRAAAASRLLETA, via the coding sequence ATGAGCGATCTCCTGATCCGCGGACGGGTGCTGACCTTCGTCGCCGAGCCGCAGGGCATCGACGACACGGCTGCCTACCGCTACTTCGAGGACGGTGCCGTCCTCGTGCGTGGCGGGAAGGTGGTGGACACGGGCGATCATGCTGTCATCAGCAAACTCGCCGGCGCGGATGTCGAGGTGGCCGATCACCGGCCGAACCTCGTTCTGCCGGGCCTTATCGATACGCATCTGCACTTCCCGCAGACCCAGGCCATCGCTTCCTACGGTGCGCAGCTTCTCGAATGGCTGAACACCTACATCTTCGTCGAGGAGCAGAAATTCGCCGACGCCGCCCATGCGGGCGCCGTGGCGGACCGCTTCTTCGACGAGCTTCTGTCGAACGGCACCACCACCGCCGTTGCCTATTGCTCGGTGCATCCCGAGAGCGTCGACGCCTATTTCTCGGCGGCCGAGGCGCGCGGCATGCGCATGGTCGGCGGCAAGGTGATGATGGACCGCAACGCGCCCGACGCGCTGCGAGACACGCCGCAGAAGGGCTATGACGAGACGAAGGCGCTGATCGGGAAATGGCACGGCCGCGGCCGCGCGCATTATGCGATCAGCCCGCGCTTCGCCATCACCTCGACGCCGGAGCAGATGGAGATGAGCCAGGCGCTCGTCGCCGAAAATCCGACCTGCTATGTCCAGACCCACCTTTCGGAAAACCACGACGAGATCGCCTTCGCGACCTCGCTCTATCCGGACGCCAAGGACTATACGGACATCTACGCCCGCTATGGTCTCCTGAACGAGCGCATGCTGCTCGGCCATTGCATCCATCTCAGCGACCGGGAAATCGGCGTGCTCGCCGAGACCGGCAGCGTCGGCGTCTTCTGCCCGACGTCGAACCTCTTCCTGGGGTCCGGCCTCTTCGACCGCGACCGTTTCGACAAGGCCGGCGCGCGCTGGTCGGTGGCGACGGATGTCGGCGCGGGCACCAGCTTCTCCATGCTGGAGACGATGGACGAGGCCTACAAGGTGCTGCACCTTCGCGGCCAGAAGCTGACGCCGTTCAATTCCTTCTACCGCATGACGCTCGGCAATGCCCGCGCGCTCGGGCTGGAGAAGCATATCGGCTCGCTCCATGCCGGGGCGGATGCGGATATCGTCGTGCTCGATTCGAGCGCCAAGACGGCGATGGAATACCGCATGCGCACGGCGAAATCGCTACTGGAGGAGCTCTTCATCCTCCAGACCATGGGCGACGACCGCTGCGTTGCCGAAGTCTATGTCGCCGGCAAGGCGATGAAGGGCAAGGGCGCAAAGCGCGCGGCGGCCGCAAGCCGTCTGCTCGAAACGGCCTGA
- the bhcR gene encoding HTH-type transcriptional regulator BhcR: MAEHQEKTRGRPGRKPAENAAPSSVQVLDRSLKLLDLVAAADGAALTDLADASGMAPSTVHRLLTSLAQHGMVTHDGETGAWTIGVKAFEIGTAYLRFRKLGTISRPFLKQLMEGCGETANIAIEDDGDVVFISQVESHAPMRAFFRPGRRGPIHASGIGKAILSTWPDARIEALLTGRTLQHFTDKTRDTIPTLLEDIGRIRARGWSIDDEEHTLGMRCVAAPIFDEYGEAVAGISVSGPAVRLPDSKVDAFGPVVRAAAEGVTRAMGGRLGTK, encoded by the coding sequence ATGGCAGAGCATCAGGAAAAGACGCGCGGACGGCCCGGCCGGAAGCCGGCGGAAAATGCGGCGCCGTCCTCGGTGCAGGTGCTCGACCGGAGCCTGAAGCTGCTCGATCTGGTGGCGGCAGCCGACGGCGCGGCGCTGACGGACCTTGCGGACGCTTCCGGCATGGCGCCCTCCACCGTGCACCGGCTGCTCACCTCGCTCGCCCAGCACGGCATGGTGACGCATGACGGGGAGACCGGCGCGTGGACGATCGGCGTCAAGGCCTTCGAGATCGGCACCGCCTATCTGCGCTTCCGCAAGCTCGGCACGATCAGCCGGCCGTTCCTCAAGCAATTGATGGAGGGCTGCGGCGAGACCGCCAATATCGCCATCGAGGATGACGGCGACGTCGTCTTCATCTCGCAGGTCGAAAGCCATGCGCCGATGCGCGCCTTCTTCCGCCCCGGCCGGCGCGGGCCGATCCATGCTTCCGGCATCGGCAAGGCGATTCTCTCGACCTGGCCCGACGCCCGGATCGAAGCGCTGCTTACCGGCCGCACGCTGCAGCATTTCACCGACAAGACCCGCGATACGATCCCGACGTTGCTGGAGGATATCGGCAGGATCCGCGCCCGCGGCTGGTCGATCGACGACGAGGAGCACACGCTCGGCATGCGCTGCGTGGCGGCGCCGATCTTCGACGAATATGGCGAGGCGGTTGCCGGCATCTCGGTGTCCGGCCCGGCGGTGCGGCTTCCCGACAGCAAGGTGGACGCCTTCGGCCCCGTGGTTCGCGCGGCGGCGGAGGGCGTGACGCGGGCGATGGGCGGACGGCTCGGGACCAAATGA